One part of the Sebastes fasciatus isolate fSebFas1 chromosome 8, fSebFas1.pri, whole genome shotgun sequence genome encodes these proteins:
- the LOC141772808 gene encoding mitochondrial glutamate carrier 1-like: MAQQQPISLPAKLINGGTAGLVGVTCVFPIDLAKTRLQNQRSGQQLYKNMMDCLIKTVKSEGYFGMYRGAAVNLTLVTPEKAIKLAANDFFRHQLSKDGGRLTVFKEMLAGCCAGMCQVIITTPMEMLKIQLQDAGRLAAQQRVVPSVVTTLKMGGTSAVLSRSYNASPAPKIMRVSATQITRELLRTKGVTGLYRGLGATLMRDIPFSIVYFPLFAHLHQLGHRSPEDPSVPFYWSFMSGCLAGSIAAVTVSPCDVVKTRLQSLKKGANEETYNGVVDCVRKILRKEGPGAFLKGASCRALVIAPLFGIAQVVYSVGVGEFLLGYTPYNIYSA, translated from the exons CCTCCCAGCCAAGCTGATTAATGGAGGGACTGCAGGCCTGGTGGGAGTCACCTGTGTGTTCCCAATCGACCTGGCCAAGACCCGCCTGCAGAACCAGCGCAGCGGGCAGCAACTCTACAAGAACAT GATGGATTGCCTAATAAAGACGGTTAAATCTGAAGGCTACTTTGGCATGTACAGAG GCGCCGCAGTAAATCTCACCCTGGTAACCCCCGAGAAGGCCATCAAACTAGCTGCTAATGACTTCTTCCGCCACCAGTTGAGCAAAGACGG CGGCAGGTTGACGGTGTTCAAGGAGATGTTGGCAGGATGCTGTGCAGGAATGTGCCAGGTCATTATCACCACACCCATGGAGATGCTCAAGATCCAGCTGCAGGATGCTGGCAGGCTAG CGGCCCAGCAGAGGGTGGTGCCCAGCGTAGTAACGACTCTGAAGATGGGGGGCACCAGCGCTGTTCTTAGCCGCTCCTACAACGCCAGCCCCGCACCTAAAATCATGCGAGTGTCCGCCACACAGATCACCAGAGAGCTGCTGAGGACCAAAGGAGTCACAGGACTGTACCGGGGACTCGGAGCCACATTGATGAG GGACATCCCATTCTCCATCGTGTACTTCCCACTTTTCGCACATCTGCACCAGCTCGGCCATCGTTCACCTGAAGACCCATCCGTGCCATTTTATTGGTCATTCATGTCCGGCTGCCTGGCTGGATCCATCGCTGCTGTGACCGTCAGCCCTTGTGACG TGGTCAAGACAAGGCTACAATCACTCAAAAAAGGAGCTAATGAGGAAACCTACAATGGAGTGGTGGACTGTGTCAG GAAGATCCTGAGAAAGGAGGGTCCCGGAGCGTTCCTCAAGGGGGCCAGCTGCCGGGCCCTTGTTATCGCTCCACTCTTTGGCATTGCACAGGTTGTGTACTCGGTAGGAGTTGGAGAGTTCCTGCTCGGGTACACACCCTACAACATCTACTCTGCATAA